The following proteins are co-located in the Amycolatopsis tolypomycina genome:
- a CDS encoding ABC transporter permease encodes MHATSTVQAADSPVATPAPPASDSKTFSRAFADIKAGFRARELWGHLGWQDIKQRYRRSVIGPFWITISQAVIALGLGLLYSQLFNAPIEVFLPYLSTGFILWGFISGCLAEGMETFISNEGLIKQLPAPLSVYMLRTVWRQTLLLAHNMIVYVVILVIFFSALDNQYSLGSPDGLCHAGLYCHPGLSWNILLAIPGFFLLALNAGWVTLLLGIISTRFRDIPQVINSLIQLLFYGTPIVWPVDQLMGGGVRSGISWVLPIIQANPLYHFMQVVRAPLIGQSFTPGNWIVVGSITVVGWALALVAMRNYRARVSYWV; translated from the coding sequence GTGCATGCCACCAGCACGGTTCAGGCCGCAGACTCCCCCGTGGCGACGCCCGCTCCGCCGGCGTCGGACAGCAAGACGTTCTCGCGTGCCTTCGCCGACATCAAGGCCGGTTTCCGCGCCCGCGAGCTCTGGGGTCACCTCGGCTGGCAGGACATCAAGCAGCGCTACCGCCGCTCGGTGATCGGGCCCTTCTGGATCACCATCAGCCAGGCCGTCATCGCGCTCGGGCTCGGGCTGCTGTACTCGCAGCTGTTCAACGCGCCGATCGAGGTGTTCCTGCCCTACCTGTCCACCGGGTTCATCCTGTGGGGCTTCATCAGCGGCTGCCTCGCCGAGGGCATGGAGACGTTCATCTCCAACGAGGGGCTGATCAAGCAGCTCCCGGCACCACTGAGCGTGTACATGCTGCGCACGGTGTGGCGGCAGACGCTGCTGCTGGCGCACAACATGATCGTCTACGTCGTGATCCTCGTGATCTTCTTCTCGGCGCTGGACAACCAGTACTCGCTGGGCTCGCCGGACGGCCTCTGCCACGCGGGCCTGTACTGCCACCCCGGCCTGAGCTGGAACATCCTGCTGGCTATCCCGGGCTTCTTCCTGCTCGCGCTGAACGCGGGCTGGGTGACGCTGCTGCTGGGCATCATCTCGACCCGCTTCCGCGACATCCCGCAGGTCATCAACTCGCTGATCCAGCTGCTCTTCTACGGCACGCCGATCGTGTGGCCGGTCGACCAGCTGATGGGCGGCGGGGTGCGGTCGGGCATTTCCTGGGTGCTCCCGATCATCCAGGCGAACCCGCTGTACCACTTCATGCAGGTGGTCCGGGCGCCGCTGATCGGCCAGTCGTTCACCCCCGGCAACTGGATCGTGGTCGGCTCCATCACCGTCGTCGGCTGGGCGCTCGCGCTCGTCGCGATGCGCAACTACCGTGCCCGCGTCTCCTACTGGGTGTGA
- a CDS encoding N-acetylneuraminate synthase family protein, translated as MFMLGEHPVGADHPPLVIAEIGINHEGDPKKAHKMVDDAADAGVQVVKIQTHVVDDEMIPNDVVPGNADEPIWDMMNRVALTAEDEREIKAHAEERGLVFLSTPFSRAAADRLAELGVEGFKIGSGECNNYPLIRHVASFGKPVILSTGMNDIASITPAVEILRAAGVGFALLHCTSLYPTPPEQVRLGAIAELHAAFPDAELGLSDHTTTIYPCLGAVALGASVLERHFTSDMSWPGPDIPVSSTPAEFKQLVEGSRLIHASRGGSKQILAEEQPTIDFAYACVVTTKDVAEGEALTTDNIWVKRPGTGEIKAKDYDSLLGRTVSKALPANTQVSWADLG; from the coding sequence ATGTTCATGCTCGGCGAGCACCCGGTCGGTGCCGACCACCCCCCTCTCGTGATCGCCGAGATCGGGATCAACCACGAAGGCGACCCCAAGAAGGCGCACAAGATGGTCGACGACGCCGCGGACGCCGGCGTCCAGGTCGTCAAGATCCAGACCCACGTGGTCGACGACGAGATGATCCCGAACGACGTCGTGCCCGGCAACGCCGACGAGCCGATCTGGGACATGATGAACCGCGTCGCGCTCACCGCCGAGGACGAGCGCGAGATCAAGGCGCACGCCGAGGAGCGCGGGCTCGTCTTCCTGTCGACGCCGTTCTCGCGCGCCGCCGCCGACCGCCTGGCCGAGCTGGGGGTCGAGGGCTTCAAGATCGGCTCGGGGGAGTGCAACAACTACCCGCTGATCCGCCACGTGGCCTCGTTCGGCAAGCCGGTCATCCTCTCGACCGGGATGAACGACATCGCGTCCATCACCCCGGCCGTCGAGATCCTGCGGGCCGCGGGGGTCGGGTTCGCCCTGCTGCACTGCACGTCGCTGTACCCGACGCCGCCGGAGCAGGTGCGGCTCGGCGCGATCGCGGAGCTGCACGCCGCGTTCCCGGACGCCGAACTCGGGCTTTCCGACCACACCACCACGATCTACCCGTGCCTGGGCGCGGTCGCGCTCGGCGCTTCGGTGCTCGAGCGGCACTTCACGTCGGACATGAGCTGGCCGGGCCCGGACATCCCGGTCTCGTCGACCCCCGCCGAGTTCAAGCAGCTCGTCGAGGGCTCGCGGCTGATCCACGCCTCGCGCGGCGGGTCGAAGCAGATCCTGGCCGAGGAACAGCCGACGATCGACTTCGCCTACGCCTGCGTCGTCACCACCAAGGACGTCGCCGAGGGTGAGGCCCTGACCACGGACAACATCTGGGTCAAGCGCCCGGGCACCGGCGAGATCAAGGCGAAGGACTACGACAGCCTGCTCGGCCGCACCGTCAGCAAGGCGCTGCCGGCGAACACGCAGGTGAGCTGGGCGGACCTTGGCTGA
- the neuC gene encoding UDP-N-acetylglucosamine 2-epimerase encodes MAETGRREVLFLTGTRADFGKLRDVMLAVQQSSVLSARIVVTGMHMLRSYGYTVREIELAGLQRLHLIPNQIEDEPMALVLANTVQALARLVHEEQPAAIVVHGDRVEALAGAIVGSLANVRVVHIEGGEVSGTIDDVIRHSLSKHAHVHLVANETARRRLLQLGEEEDRIFVVGSPEVDVLTSARLPDLDEVRRHYEIPFTDYGLLALHPVTTERDQNRRNAAAVVDAVLTEGNWVVIDPNNDEGCREIRSELDRLEGPRFVRLPSMRFEYFVTLMKNAAVVLGNSSAGVREAPVLGTPSVTVGTRQRNRAMAPSVLSVEPTAEAVTAGIGKARAMGRCEPHTEFGEPGAHRRIIDLLEGEEIWRPSLYKAFVDR; translated from the coding sequence TTGGCTGAGACCGGGCGGCGTGAGGTCCTCTTCCTCACCGGGACCCGCGCCGACTTCGGGAAGCTGCGGGACGTCATGCTCGCCGTGCAGCAGAGCTCGGTGCTGTCCGCCCGCATCGTCGTCACCGGCATGCACATGCTGCGCAGCTACGGCTACACGGTGCGCGAGATCGAGCTGGCCGGCCTGCAGCGGCTGCACCTCATCCCGAACCAGATCGAGGACGAGCCGATGGCGCTCGTGCTGGCCAACACCGTCCAGGCGCTGGCCAGGCTGGTGCACGAGGAGCAGCCCGCCGCGATCGTCGTGCACGGCGACCGGGTGGAGGCCCTCGCCGGCGCGATCGTCGGCTCGCTGGCGAACGTGCGGGTCGTCCACATCGAGGGCGGCGAGGTCAGCGGCACGATCGACGACGTCATCCGGCACTCGCTGTCGAAGCACGCCCACGTGCACCTGGTCGCCAACGAGACGGCCAGGCGTCGTCTCCTGCAGCTCGGCGAGGAGGAGGACCGGATCTTCGTCGTGGGCAGTCCCGAGGTGGACGTCCTGACGTCGGCGCGGCTGCCCGACCTCGACGAGGTCCGGCGCCACTACGAGATCCCGTTCACCGACTACGGCCTGCTGGCCCTGCACCCGGTGACGACCGAGCGCGACCAGAACCGGCGCAACGCGGCGGCCGTCGTCGACGCGGTGCTCACCGAGGGCAACTGGGTGGTCATCGACCCGAACAACGACGAAGGCTGCCGCGAGATCAGGAGCGAGCTCGACCGGCTCGAAGGCCCGCGGTTCGTGCGGCTGCCGTCGATGCGGTTCGAGTACTTCGTCACGTTGATGAAGAACGCGGCCGTCGTGCTGGGCAACTCGAGCGCCGGCGTGCGCGAGGCGCCCGTGCTGGGCACGCCGTCGGTCACCGTCGGCACCCGGCAGCGCAACCGGGCGATGGCGCCCAGCGTGCTGTCGGTCGAGCCCACCGCCGAAGCCGTCACGGCCGGGATCGGCAAGGCCCGCGCCATGGGCCGCTGCGAGCCGCACACCGAGTTCGGCGAGCCGGGCGCGCACCGCCGGATCATCGACCTCCTCGAAGGCGAGGAGATCTGGCGGCCCTCGCTGTACAAGGCCTTCGTGGACCGCTAA
- a CDS encoding cytidylyltransferase domain-containing protein, with amino-acid sequence MTALAIVPARGGSVGLPGKNLALFRGRPLVAHTVHTAVTAGIADVVVTTDDAEIAAAAEAEGARTVRRPAHLADATSRTLPAVTHAIDTLGVPDSTLVLLLQPTSPLRTAGDVAECLDIHADRPTGSVVQMCRATEHHPLKVCLETPDGGIAPVRDWADLEAPRQTLPVVLRPTGGIYLVRAGDLRRHERFFIPEVRPQFVPVERAIDIDSAADLVLAEQHAAG; translated from the coding sequence GTGACCGCGCTGGCCATCGTCCCGGCGAGGGGCGGCTCCGTCGGGCTGCCGGGCAAGAACCTGGCGCTCTTCCGGGGCCGTCCGCTGGTCGCGCACACCGTGCACACGGCCGTCACGGCCGGGATCGCGGACGTCGTCGTCACCACGGACGACGCCGAGATCGCCGCCGCGGCCGAGGCCGAAGGTGCCCGGACCGTCCGGCGGCCCGCCCACCTCGCGGACGCGACGAGCCGGACCCTGCCCGCGGTCACCCACGCGATCGACACGCTCGGCGTCCCCGATTCGACGCTCGTCCTGCTGCTCCAGCCCACTTCGCCGCTGCGCACGGCCGGGGACGTCGCCGAGTGCCTCGACATCCACGCGGACCGGCCCACCGGCTCGGTCGTGCAGATGTGCCGCGCCACCGAGCACCACCCGCTGAAGGTGTGCCTGGAGACACCGGACGGCGGGATCGCCCCGGTCCGCGACTGGGCCGACCTCGAAGCCCCCCGGCAGACGCTGCCGGTCGTGCTGCGGCCCACCGGCGGCATCTACCTCGTCCGCGCCGGCGACCTCCGCCGCCACGAGCGGTTCTTCATCCCCGAGGTGCGGCCCCAGTTCGTGCCGGTCGAGCGCGCGATCGACATCGATTCGGCCGCGGACCTCGTCCTCGCCGAGCAGCACGCGGCCGGTTAG
- a CDS encoding bacterial proteasome activator family protein, protein MEHMTEPNFTAGDPGHESSPHVVVVGPDGTPVGSAPVDGDHPESVGDLVEEPAKVMRIGTMIKQLLEEVRAAPLDDASRTRVREIHQTSIRELEKALAPELQDELERLVRPFTDDSTPSDAELRIAQAQLVGWLEGLFSGIQTALFAQQMAARVQLEQMRRGLPAGPSGAAAAGHGHEHGPGISGTGQYL, encoded by the coding sequence ATGGAGCACATGACCGAGCCGAACTTCACAGCGGGTGACCCGGGGCACGAATCTTCACCCCACGTGGTGGTCGTCGGACCGGACGGCACACCGGTGGGCAGCGCCCCCGTCGACGGCGACCACCCGGAGTCGGTGGGCGACCTCGTCGAAGAGCCGGCGAAGGTGATGCGCATCGGCACGATGATCAAGCAGCTCCTGGAGGAGGTCCGCGCGGCCCCGCTGGACGACGCGTCCCGCACGCGGGTCCGCGAGATCCACCAGACGTCGATCCGCGAGCTGGAGAAGGCGCTGGCCCCGGAGCTGCAGGACGAGCTGGAGCGCCTGGTCCGCCCGTTCACGGACGACTCGACGCCGTCGGACGCGGAGCTGCGGATCGCCCAGGCCCAGCTGGTGGGCTGGCTGGAGGGCCTGTTCAGCGGGATCCAGACGGCGTTGTTCGCCCAGCAGATGGCGGCCCGGGTCCAGCTGGAGCAGATGCGCCGCGGCCTCCCGGCGGGTCCGTCGGGGGCGGCCGCCGCCGGCCACGGGCACGAGCACGGACCGGGCATTTCCGGCACCGGCCAGTACCTCTGA